The sequence below is a genomic window from Deltaproteobacteria bacterium.
TCCTGCTGCAAATCGGTAGCCTCAAGATTTACTCGTACGGCGTCTTCGTCGCGATCGGCTTCCTCGCCGCCCTGTGGGTCTCCGGCCGGGAGATCGCACGCCAGGGGCTCGACCGCGAGAAGTTTCTCGACATGGGGTTCTGGGTGGTCCTCTCCGCCATCGTGGGGGCGAGGACGTTCCACGTCCTCGTTTACTGGCGGCAATACGCGGAGGCGCCCGGGGAGATCCTCAAACTGTGGAACGGCGGGCTCGTCTTCTACGGCGGGTTCATCGCCGCGACGGCGGTCTGCATCCTGTACCTTCGGAAGCACCGGATGCCGTTCCTGCCGGTGGCCGACGCGTCGGCGATCGGGATCCCGCTCGGGCTCGCGTTCGGGCGGCTCGGCTGCACCTCGGCCGGATGCTGCTTCGGAAAGCCGTCCACCCTCCCCTGGGCGATCACCTTCACCGACCCCGCCTGCCTCGCGCCGCTCCACGTGGCGCTCCACCCGACGCAGATCTACGAATCGATCGGGGGGTTCGCCATCTTCG
It includes:
- the lgt gene encoding prolipoprotein diacylglyceryl transferase, which encodes MHPVLLQIGSLKIYSYGVFVAIGFLAALWVSGREIARQGLDREKFLDMGFWVVLSAIVGARTFHVLVYWRQYAEAPGEILKLWNGGLVFYGGFIAATAVCILYLRKHRMPFLPVADASAIGIPLGLAFGRLGCTSAGCCFGKPSTLPWAITFTDPACLAPLHVALHPTQIYESIGGFAIFGFLYITRDRFKTPGMRFWTMLILYGAARSFFEIFRDDPRGFLGPFSESQVVSAVLITYAIVSILRARAKAVTIIPK